The following are encoded together in the Variovorax sp. PBS-H4 genome:
- a CDS encoding fumarate hydratase yields MTIIQQADLIESVAAALQYISYYHPTDYIAHLARAYEREQSPAAKDAMAQILTNSKMSATGQRPICQDTGIVNVFLKVGMDVRWGGFTGSLDDAINEGVRRGYNHPDNMLRASVVADPQFDRKNTKDNTPAVIFTEIVPGNTVEVTVAAKGGGSENKSKLVMLNPGDSVVDWVLKTVPTMGAGWCPPGMLGIGIGGTAEKAALLAKESLMDDLDMHELLARKRAGAELGKVEALRVELYEKVNALGIGAQGLGGLATVLDVKIKMYPTHAASKPVAMIPNCAATRHAHFVLDGSGPVYLEAPSLDLWPKIEWAPDYNKSKRVDLDKLTPAEVASWKPGDTLLLNGKMLTGRDAAHKRIADMLAKGEKLPVDFTNRVIYYVGPVDPVKGEAVGPAGPTTATRMDGFTEMMLAKTGLIAMIGKAERGPVAIEAIQKHKSAYLMAVGGAAYLVSKAIKTAKVVGFADLGMEAIYEFDVVDMPVTVAVDAGGTSAHITGPAEWQKRIASGEFKTIMMEAA; encoded by the coding sequence ATGACCATCATCCAGCAAGCCGACCTGATCGAGTCGGTAGCCGCCGCGCTCCAGTACATCAGCTACTACCACCCCACCGACTACATCGCCCACCTCGCGCGTGCCTACGAGCGCGAGCAGAGCCCTGCGGCCAAGGACGCGATGGCGCAGATCCTCACCAACAGCAAGATGAGCGCCACCGGCCAGCGGCCGATCTGCCAGGACACGGGCATCGTGAACGTGTTCCTGAAGGTCGGCATGGACGTCCGATGGGGCGGCTTCACCGGCTCGCTGGACGACGCCATCAACGAAGGCGTGCGCCGTGGCTACAACCACCCCGACAACATGCTGCGCGCCTCGGTGGTCGCAGATCCGCAGTTCGACCGCAAGAACACCAAGGACAACACGCCGGCGGTGATCTTCACGGAGATCGTGCCCGGCAACACCGTCGAGGTCACGGTGGCCGCCAAGGGCGGCGGGAGCGAGAACAAGAGCAAGCTCGTGATGCTGAATCCGGGTGACAGCGTGGTCGACTGGGTGCTCAAGACCGTGCCGACCATGGGCGCGGGCTGGTGCCCGCCGGGCATGCTGGGCATCGGCATCGGCGGCACCGCCGAGAAGGCTGCCCTGCTCGCCAAGGAAAGCCTGATGGACGACCTCGACATGCACGAGCTGCTGGCCAGGAAGCGTGCGGGCGCCGAGCTCGGCAAGGTCGAGGCGCTGCGCGTCGAGCTGTACGAGAAGGTCAATGCACTGGGCATCGGTGCGCAGGGCCTTGGCGGCTTGGCCACGGTGCTGGACGTCAAGATCAAGATGTACCCCACGCACGCGGCCAGCAAGCCGGTGGCGATGATCCCGAACTGCGCGGCCACACGCCACGCCCATTTCGTGCTCGACGGCTCGGGGCCGGTCTACCTGGAGGCACCTTCGCTGGACCTCTGGCCCAAGATCGAATGGGCGCCCGACTACAACAAGAGCAAGCGCGTCGACCTCGACAAGCTCACGCCGGCCGAGGTTGCCAGCTGGAAGCCCGGCGACACGCTGCTGCTCAACGGCAAGATGCTCACGGGCCGCGACGCTGCGCACAAGCGCATCGCCGACATGCTGGCCAAGGGCGAGAAGCTGCCGGTGGACTTCACCAACCGGGTGATCTACTACGTGGGCCCGGTCGATCCGGTGAAGGGCGAGGCCGTGGGCCCGGCCGGCCCGACCACCGCCACGCGCATGGACGGCTTCACCGAAATGATGCTGGCAAAGACGGGGCTGATCGCGATGATCGGAAAGGCCGAGCGCGGCCCGGTTGCCATCGAGGCAATCCAGAAGCACAAGAGCGCCTACTTGATGGCAGTGGGCGGCGCCGCCTACCTCGTGAGCAAGGCGATCAAGACTGCCAAGGTGGTGGGCTTCGCCGATCTCGGCATGGAAGCAATCTACGAATTCGACGTGGTCGACATGCCGGTGACGGTCGCGGTCGATGCCGGCGGCACCAGCGCCCATATCACTGGCCCGGCCGAGTGGCAGAAGCGCATTGCGAGCGGCGAGTTCAAGACCATCATGATGGAAGCGGCTTGA
- the murI gene encoding glutamate racemase, translating into MSVPGALADRPIGVFDSGIGGLSVLNALREALPHERFAYFADTAHAPYGERGDAYVAQRTGTVARYLRERHGIKALVVACNTATAAAIHELRAEHPNLPVVGVEPALKPAVAASRTGHIAVLATRVTVESRKFEALRTSLAGQAQFRVIPCDGLAGAIERGDGAGIAALSERYLRQAGRFGTAPGEIDTLVLGCTHYPFIADELRRHCGRAVRFIDTGAPVALQTQRLLAQAGKLSANGEGAVALLSSAAPDGLDAAAARWLARPAVPASLAGA; encoded by the coding sequence TTGAGCGTTCCAGGTGCCCTTGCCGATCGCCCGATCGGCGTCTTCGACAGCGGCATCGGCGGCCTCAGTGTGCTGAATGCGCTGCGCGAGGCTTTGCCGCACGAACGCTTCGCGTACTTCGCCGATACGGCCCATGCGCCATACGGCGAACGCGGCGATGCCTACGTCGCACAGCGCACCGGGACGGTCGCGCGCTACCTGCGCGAACGGCATGGCATCAAGGCGCTGGTGGTTGCCTGCAACACCGCGACAGCAGCCGCCATCCACGAACTTCGGGCCGAGCACCCGAATCTTCCGGTGGTGGGGGTCGAGCCTGCCCTCAAGCCGGCGGTGGCCGCCAGCAGGACGGGCCACATTGCCGTGCTCGCCACCCGCGTCACGGTGGAAAGCCGCAAGTTCGAGGCGCTGCGTACATCGCTGGCCGGACAGGCGCAGTTCCGCGTCATCCCCTGCGACGGCCTGGCAGGCGCCATCGAGCGCGGCGATGGCGCGGGCATTGCGGCCTTGAGCGAGCGCTATCTGCGCCAGGCCGGCCGCTTCGGCACCGCGCCTGGCGAGATCGACACGCTCGTGCTGGGTTGCACGCACTACCCCTTCATCGCGGACGAACTGCGTCGCCACTGCGGGAGAGCGGTGCGCTTCATCGACACCGGCGCACCGGTCGCGCTGCAGACGCAGCGGCTGCTGGCGCAGGCCGGCAAGCTTTCGGCGAATGGCGAAGGCGCAGTGGCGCTCCTGAGCAGCGCCGCGCCGGACGGGCTCGATGCCGCGGCGGCACGCTGGCTCGCGCGGCCCGCGGTGCCTGCGTCCTTGGCCGGCGCCTGA